The window GTCAGAGATGCGTCCACATCAATTCGCTCGGCTTTTCCGCCGAGACTGATATTTGTTCGCCAGTCATCAACGGTCTTTCGTTTCATTCCGTATATTTCTTTTCCGATCACCAACAAGCGTAAATCGTAGCCAGGATTCGCAATAAATCGCTGCAAATAGATGACCGCTCCGATGCTCGTCAAAGCCTTGAATGTTCGCCAAGCAATCGCCGCATCCGTAATGCGAGTAATCCCCTTCCCTTCGCTGCCGAATAACGGCTTCACCACCACATCCTGTCCCAACGACTGAAACCCACGCATTGCATCGTCCACCGTTTGGGCCACCCTGGTGGCGGGGGTGGTTAAACCCGCCTCTTCAAGTAACGCCGATGCAAGATATTTGTCGATGGCGATTTCAAGGCAACGGGGCGGATTAACGATGCGTCCCCCTGCCGCCTGGAGCCGGTGCAGGGCATTCATCCTAAAAACAATTTGTTCCAACGTGCCGGGCGGCATCGATCGAACAAGAATCGCATCGAAGTCGCTCAAATCAACGTTGTCAGCCGCCTGAAACCAGGGCGAGACATCACCAAATCCCACGCCAAGCGTCGTAAAGGGCAAGGCCACCATCTGACTGCCACAACTTTCGGATGCTCGTTGCAAGTCACGAAAGTACCAACTTTCGGCAGCTCCCAAGACAGCAACCCGCATGTTATCCGGCACTAAACAGAGCCCCCCAAAAACGAGGCAGCGAGAATATCGTGCCGCGTCGCACCTGCCTGATGAACTCGCCCGCTCTCAAGATTGATCAGGCGAATCACGGCTGGACTGAAAAGGTGCGGGTCAATTTTATAAAAGTCGTTGTCGTAGCGGGCAAAGATTTCTGAGAACGGTTCACCAAAATCAGAAGAGGCACAACTAGGCACTTGATTGACAATCTGAGCAAGTGCATCATCATCACCCTGCACCCACAGCGTGACACAAGCACCATACAAAATGGCGTCGTTGGTCCTGCCAATGCCCGCCAGATCGTTCGCGGCGACCGGTGGTAAGGGAGCGACTCCCCAACCGCTGCGGATTTTAAAAAGATCAAAGCCAATTTCATACAATTTGTGCAACGCCGTTTCAACACTTCTTGCCACAATCTGCAAGTTGCCGGCTTGGCTTGAAGTCGGAGCAACACATAACTGCACTTCACTAGCAGCCACACCACAGCGACTGGCAATCCA of the Pirellulaceae bacterium genome contains:
- a CDS encoding RimK family alpha-L-glutamate ligase, whose amino-acid sequence is MRVAVLGAAESWYFRDLQRASESCGSQMVALPFTTLGVGFGDVSPWFQAADNVDLSDFDAILVRSMPPGTLEQIVFRMNALHRLQAAGGRIVNPPRCLEIAIDKYLASALLEEAGLTTPATRVAQTVDDAMRGFQSLGQDVVVKPLFGSEGKGITRITDAAIAWRTFKALTSIGAVIYLQRFIANPGYDLRLLVIGKEIYGMKRKTVDDWRTNISLGGKAERIDVDASLTQIAFQAAEAVNAPLLAVDVLPGNDGKRYILEVNAVPGWRALARTLDVDIAAQVLRFLAR
- the mch gene encoding methenyltetrahydromethanopterin cyclohydrolase gives rise to the protein MKLNRRAAELCKNIAAQASVLRVGAHRLPNQAKLWDFGVDHEGGLAAGLQLARVCTSGLADIFLQSDENIPATGTSVQVMTDHPVAACMASQYAGWQINPPNYFAMGSGPMRAAAGSEELFERLNCREAADNAIGVLETATLPTEEVTEWIASRCGVAASEVQLCVAPTSSQAGNLQIVARSVETALHKLYEIGFDLFKIRSGWGVAPLPPVAANDLAGIGRTNDAILYGACVTLWVQGDDDALAQIVNQVPSCASSDFGEPFSEIFARYDNDFYKIDPHLFSPAVIRLINLESGRVHQAGATRHDILAASFLGGSV